In one Saccharibacillus brassicae genomic region, the following are encoded:
- the cymR gene encoding cysteine metabolism transcriptional regulator CymR, producing the protein MKISTKGRYGLTIMMELAGRYGEGPTSLKSIAEKNSLSEHYLEQLIAPLRNGGLVKSVRGAYGGYILSRDPDTVTAGEIIRVLEGPISVVDFTEEDDPAKRDLWKRIRDAIADVIDSTTLGELITYREKGEPDSYMFYI; encoded by the coding sequence TTGAAAATATCGACTAAAGGCCGTTACGGCTTGACCATTATGATGGAATTGGCAGGAAGATACGGCGAAGGCCCGACTTCCCTCAAAAGCATTGCCGAGAAAAATTCGCTGTCCGAACATTACCTGGAGCAGTTGATCGCGCCGCTCCGCAACGGTGGACTCGTCAAAAGTGTCCGCGGCGCCTACGGTGGCTACATTTTGTCGCGCGACCCGGACACGGTGACCGCCGGCGAGATCATCCGCGTGCTGGAAGGACCGATCTCCGTCGTGGACTTTACGGAAGAAGACGACCCGGCCAAGCGCGACCTGTGGAAAAGAATCCGCGACGCGATCGCCGACGTAATCGATTCGACGACGCTCGGCGAACTGATCACGTACCGCGAAAAAGGCGAGCCGGACAGTTACATGTTCTATATCTAA